The following coding sequences are from one Rhodothermales bacterium window:
- a CDS encoding response regulator transcription factor, whose product MQGEKDMAPIRVVLADDHPPLRAGIRMRLEQERDITVIAEADNGRDALRLVRDLKPHLLVLDMEMPDMTGLDVARQLRESDDTIRILILSAHENDDYLEQLFESGAASGYLTKQESLETIVAAVRGVARGEEGWLSREVAAAMMKQRRGGSHKADPAMQELSRREIEVLKMVARGFNNIQIGDELFIAESTVKKHVSNIYTKLELGSRAEAAAWAWRQGLVEKD is encoded by the coding sequence ATGCAAGGAGAAAAAGATATGGCGCCGATCCGGGTGGTCCTCGCGGACGACCACCCGCCGCTCCGCGCCGGCATCCGGATGCGTCTCGAGCAGGAGCGAGACATCACCGTCATCGCCGAGGCCGACAACGGCCGCGACGCGTTGCGGCTGGTACGCGATCTCAAACCTCATCTGCTGGTGCTGGACATGGAGATGCCCGACATGACGGGGTTGGATGTCGCTCGACAGTTGCGAGAGTCGGACGATACGATCCGCATACTCATCCTCAGCGCCCACGAAAACGACGACTATCTCGAGCAGCTCTTCGAGAGCGGCGCGGCGTCGGGTTATCTCACCAAACAGGAATCTCTCGAGACGATTGTGGCCGCCGTTCGCGGCGTGGCGCGTGGTGAGGAGGGCTGGCTGAGCCGCGAGGTGGCGGCGGCCATGATGAAGCAGCGCCGGGGCGGATCGCACAAGGCGGACCCTGCGATGCAGGAGTTAAGCCGGCGTGAGATCGAAGTCCTCAAGATGGTCGCCCGCGGTTTCAACAACATCCAGATCGGCGATGAGCTGTTCATCGCGGAAAGTACCGTCAAAAAACACGTCAGCAACATCTACACAAAGCTCGAATTGGGCTCGCGCGCCGAAGCGGCGGCGTGGGCCTGGCGGCAGGGTCTGGTCGAGAAAGACTGA
- a CDS encoding S46 family peptidase: MITGIEARGKSLLGLLLLSGTLLSAQAQPEQNDPLKAGRFDNGKMWTFDYPPADYFEEAYGFSPDEAWFDRARLGALRIPGCTASFVSSTGLVLTNHHCGRGPVAQVTQAGENLLDDGFYAPSLAEERIVPGFYADQMIAIADVTDEVFAAQQGMETDAERAAARDEAVQRIQDRLTTEAGGAEAGIVVEVTPLYHGGRYSAYTFRRYPDVRLVMAPELQMGFFGGDDDNFTFPRYALDMTFFRVYDDAGEPLETEHYFTWSLEGVQPGHPVFVIGNPGSTSRLETVAQLDLRRDVTDKSLLAFVSSRLAALERYQESLPPSQRSDATRNQIFSLRNAQKAYTGQQAALVDPVVVARKKDAERAFMEAIRADAALTATYGSVISEIAETQTSFRELGAEYGAFFGLTSAAYSSALMRRAIAAYTYLERRAAGQQGAALDPLETQINGIADQPEGLARELLATRLHDFLTYFGTEDTVVQTALAGASPEDRAAALLASSALATAEKTQQAMANETLTMEDPAVILVGAFIQRYRDFQSASAGLTGRQNELASQLGRARFAVYDTDVPPDATFSLRIADGVVAGYPYNGTFASPFTSFYGLYDHYYSYGAGSAWDLPARWLKPPATFDMGVPMNFASTNDIIGGNSGSPVLNQDLELVGLIFDGNIESLAGEFMYLPEKNRAVSVDARGILEALDEIYDADRIVLELTEDELVPTEDEADRSRGSQR; encoded by the coding sequence ATGATCACTGGTATCGAGGCCCGCGGAAAGAGCCTGCTGGGCCTTCTGCTCTTGAGCGGTACGTTGCTTTCCGCTCAGGCGCAGCCCGAGCAGAACGACCCCTTGAAAGCGGGGCGGTTCGACAATGGGAAGATGTGGACGTTCGACTATCCGCCGGCCGACTACTTCGAGGAGGCCTATGGTTTTTCGCCGGATGAGGCCTGGTTCGATCGGGCGCGTCTGGGGGCGCTTCGCATCCCGGGCTGCACGGCGTCGTTCGTTAGTTCGACGGGTCTGGTGCTCACCAACCACCATTGCGGCCGCGGTCCGGTGGCTCAGGTGACGCAGGCCGGCGAAAACCTTTTGGACGATGGCTTTTATGCCCCCTCGCTGGCCGAAGAGCGGATCGTTCCCGGTTTCTATGCGGATCAGATGATCGCCATCGCCGATGTGACCGACGAGGTTTTCGCGGCCCAGCAGGGCATGGAGACCGACGCGGAGCGGGCGGCGGCGCGCGATGAGGCTGTACAGCGCATCCAGGACCGCCTCACGACGGAAGCCGGCGGCGCCGAAGCCGGCATCGTGGTCGAGGTCACCCCCCTGTACCACGGAGGTCGCTACTCGGCCTACACCTTCCGCCGCTACCCGGATGTCCGCCTCGTGATGGCGCCGGAACTCCAGATGGGCTTTTTTGGCGGCGACGATGATAATTTCACCTTTCCCCGATACGCGCTCGACATGACTTTTTTCCGGGTGTACGACGACGCCGGCGAGCCGCTCGAAACGGAGCACTACTTCACCTGGAGCCTCGAAGGCGTGCAGCCGGGGCATCCGGTGTTCGTCATCGGCAACCCGGGTAGCACGAGCCGCCTCGAGACTGTCGCCCAGCTTGACCTCCGCCGCGACGTGACGGACAAAAGCCTGCTCGCGTTTGTCTCCAGCCGCCTCGCCGCCCTCGAACGGTACCAGGAATCCCTGCCGCCGTCGCAACGTTCGGACGCGACGCGCAATCAGATCTTTTCGCTGCGGAATGCCCAGAAGGCGTATACCGGGCAGCAGGCCGCACTGGTCGATCCCGTGGTGGTCGCGCGTAAAAAAGATGCCGAGCGCGCGTTTATGGAGGCGATCCGGGCGGATGCCGCGTTGACCGCCACCTATGGGTCCGTGATTTCGGAGATAGCCGAAACCCAGACGAGCTTCCGCGAGCTCGGCGCTGAATACGGCGCATTCTTCGGCCTCACCAGCGCCGCCTATTCTTCGGCGCTGATGCGGCGGGCGATAGCCGCCTACACCTACCTGGAACGCCGGGCAGCTGGCCAGCAAGGCGCGGCCCTCGACCCCCTTGAAACGCAGATCAACGGCATCGCCGATCAGCCCGAGGGGCTCGCCCGTGAACTGCTCGCGACCCGCCTGCACGATTTTTTGACGTACTTCGGAACGGAGGACACAGTGGTGCAAACTGCGCTCGCCGGCGCCTCGCCGGAGGACCGCGCCGCGGCGCTCCTCGCGTCGTCCGCCCTCGCCACCGCCGAGAAGACACAGCAGGCGATGGCAAATGAGACGCTCACGATGGAGGATCCCGCGGTGATCCTGGTCGGCGCCTTCATCCAGCGATATCGTGACTTTCAGAGCGCCTCGGCCGGGCTCACCGGCCGGCAGAACGAACTAGCCAGCCAACTCGGCCGGGCGCGCTTCGCGGTGTATGACACGGACGTTCCACCCGACGCCACGTTTTCGCTCCGCATCGCCGACGGGGTCGTCGCCGGCTACCCCTACAACGGCACCTTTGCCTCGCCGTTCACCAGCTTCTACGGGTTGTACGATCACTATTATTCCTACGGAGCAGGCTCCGCGTGGGACCTGCCGGCGCGCTGGCTCAAGCCGCCGGCGACCTTCGATATGGGGGTACCCATGAACTTCGCCTCGACGAACGACATCATCGGCGGCAATTCCGGCTCTCCGGTCTTGAATCAGGACCTCGAACTGGTGGGCCTCATCTTCGACGGCAACATCGAGAGCCTCGCCGGCGAGTTTATGTATCTCCCCGAGAAAAACCGCGCGGTGTCTGTTGATGCCCGCGGTATACTGGAGGCGCTGGATGAGATCTACGATGCGGATCGGATCGTCCTCGAACTCACGGAGGACGAACTCGTCCCTACCGAGGACGAGGCCGACCGTAGCCGCGGCAGCCAGCGCTGA
- a CDS encoding S46 family peptidase, whose translation MTAFARPALVALALVLMTGCATTTSEMAVITERPRPAAPPTVTPAADVTTPAPEETIQPGRFDGGKMWTFDNPPLEYFREAYGLELNDQWFEVASRSALRFGESCSASFVSRRGLVMTNHHCARESITKVSGAGESLLDDGFYATSLDAERKVEDLYVDQLLFIADVTDKLTDDIPDYQNDEEEADARERAIEALEERMTRDARGQDTTHIVQIVPLYNGGKYSAYTFKRYSDVRLVVAPELLMGKFGGDPDNFTYPRYSLDMTFFRVYGPDGAPIETRYFFPWSTAGVQEGDPVFVVGNPGSTSRLNTISQLEYERDFDLPQQLEVLTAFAGIMKTYLDTQPPGDANGDIRNDYYSLSNSIKAMEGQLAGLRDPALMARKRAAEQNLRRAIDADPKLKADYGNVLDDLLAVQASKKATARQAGALTFYGSALGSRILTRALYGYAYTLLKQRGATQTTLDELLKDANELKDYPPEVERSLIVARIRQMERYLGRTDPTIRGMLQGLTPEALADTLVATSALVDSARFVVLLDGTYLSSKDASVPVINALAPLYFTLGQQIGSFGDREGNLNAELSRARFAVDGFTSPPDATFSLRLTDGVVQGYAYNGTVAPYKTTFYGVYDHYVTYGPNSEWDLPEAWKRVPPGLDLSTPLNLVSTNDITGGNSGSPLLNKNLEVVGLIFDGNIESLPNEYVYTDKAARAISVDARGILEALDEMYDADRIVLELTAGQMTATEQEADAVRGE comes from the coding sequence ATGACAGCATTCGCGCGCCCAGCACTCGTCGCCCTCGCCCTGGTTCTGATGACCGGCTGCGCCACGACGACCAGTGAGATGGCCGTCATCACCGAGCGCCCCCGGCCAGCCGCGCCCCCAACCGTCACGCCGGCGGCCGACGTGACGACGCCCGCCCCTGAAGAGACCATCCAGCCCGGCCGGTTTGATGGCGGTAAGATGTGGACGTTCGACAACCCGCCGCTCGAGTACTTCCGCGAAGCGTACGGTCTCGAACTGAATGATCAGTGGTTTGAAGTCGCCAGCCGGAGCGCTCTGCGTTTCGGCGAGAGCTGCTCAGCCTCGTTTGTCTCCCGTCGCGGCCTTGTGATGACCAACCACCACTGCGCCCGTGAGAGCATCACCAAAGTAAGCGGCGCCGGCGAGTCCTTGCTCGATGACGGGTTCTACGCGACCTCCCTCGACGCCGAACGGAAAGTGGAGGACCTGTATGTCGATCAGCTGCTGTTTATCGCGGACGTGACGGATAAGCTTACCGATGACATCCCGGACTATCAAAACGACGAAGAGGAGGCCGACGCGCGCGAGCGCGCCATCGAAGCACTCGAAGAGCGGATGACCCGCGACGCGCGCGGTCAGGATACCACGCATATCGTGCAGATCGTCCCGCTGTACAACGGCGGTAAGTATTCGGCCTACACGTTTAAGCGCTACAGCGACGTGCGCCTCGTGGTCGCGCCTGAGCTGCTGATGGGCAAGTTCGGCGGCGATCCGGACAACTTCACGTATCCGCGGTATTCGCTGGACATGACGTTCTTCCGGGTGTATGGCCCCGACGGGGCGCCCATAGAAACCCGCTATTTCTTCCCGTGGAGCACCGCCGGCGTGCAGGAAGGTGACCCCGTTTTTGTGGTCGGTAACCCTGGCTCCACCAGCCGGCTCAATACCATCAGCCAGCTGGAGTATGAGCGCGACTTCGACCTCCCGCAGCAGCTCGAAGTGCTGACCGCGTTCGCCGGCATCATGAAGACTTACCTCGATACCCAGCCACCCGGTGACGCGAACGGGGACATACGGAACGATTATTACTCGCTCTCCAACTCGATCAAGGCGATGGAGGGCCAGCTTGCCGGTCTCCGCGATCCCGCGCTTATGGCGCGCAAACGCGCTGCCGAGCAGAACCTCCGCCGCGCCATCGACGCCGACCCGAAGCTGAAGGCCGACTACGGGAACGTGCTAGATGACCTCCTTGCCGTGCAGGCTTCTAAGAAGGCAACGGCCCGCCAGGCCGGCGCGCTCACCTTTTATGGCTCCGCGCTAGGGTCGCGCATCCTCACTCGCGCACTCTACGGCTATGCCTACACGCTCCTCAAACAACGCGGCGCTACGCAAACAACCCTCGACGAGCTGCTCAAGGACGCCAACGAACTGAAAGATTACCCGCCTGAAGTGGAACGCAGCCTCATCGTGGCCCGCATCCGTCAAATGGAAAGATACCTCGGCCGCACGGACCCCACCATTCGTGGCATGCTCCAGGGCCTCACGCCCGAAGCGTTGGCGGATACCCTGGTCGCCACCTCCGCCCTCGTCGATTCCGCCCGATTCGTCGTCCTGCTGGATGGCACCTACCTCTCCAGCAAAGACGCGTCGGTGCCCGTCATCAACGCCCTCGCGCCCCTGTATTTTACGCTCGGCCAGCAGATCGGAAGCTTTGGCGACCGCGAGGGCAATCTCAACGCCGAACTCTCCCGCGCTCGCTTCGCCGTCGACGGCTTCACCAGCCCGCCGGACGCGACCTTCTCGCTGCGCCTCACCGATGGCGTCGTACAGGGTTATGCCTACAACGGAACAGTCGCACCGTACAAGACGACTTTTTATGGTGTTTACGATCACTATGTGACCTACGGCCCGAACTCCGAGTGGGATCTGCCCGAAGCCTGGAAGCGTGTGCCTCCTGGCCTCGACCTGTCTACCCCGCTCAATCTGGTTTCCACCAACGACATCACCGGCGGTAACTCTGGCTCCCCGCTGCTCAACAAGAATCTAGAAGTGGTGGGATTGATCTTCGACGGCAATATCGAATCGCTGCCCAACGAGTATGTTTATACCGACAAAGCCGCCCGCGCCATCTCGGTTGACGCTCGCGGGATTCTGGAAGCGCTGGATGAGATGTACGACGCCGATCGGATCGTCCTCGAGCTGACCGCCGGCCAGATGACGGCGACAGAGCAGGAAGCGGATGCGGTGAGAGGGGAATGA
- a CDS encoding YkvA family protein codes for MNHRSAGSRRLAPALLFKVFKPLLRRSIGKAHGLIGRRVRLWNLLRKVVDKMGHTPALLPRFRTEVGAFARLLYRWLRGEYTSFSKTPLVLITAGLLYFISPMDLIVDFLPGIGYLDDATVIALLYQALRPEIKKFEEWERQR; via the coding sequence ATGAATCATCGCTCCGCCGGATCCCGCCGACTCGCGCCGGCGCTTCTCTTCAAGGTTTTTAAACCCCTGTTGCGGCGAAGCATCGGAAAGGCGCATGGCCTGATCGGCCGGCGAGTGAGGTTATGGAACCTGCTCCGCAAGGTGGTCGACAAGATGGGCCACACGCCGGCGCTTCTCCCGCGCTTCCGCACCGAAGTCGGCGCCTTCGCCCGTCTCCTCTATCGGTGGTTGCGTGGGGAATACACCAGCTTCTCCAAGACTCCGCTGGTGCTCATCACGGCCGGCCTGCTGTATTTCATCAGCCCCATGGACCTGATCGTCGATTTCCTGCCCGGCATCGGTTATCTGGATGACGCAACGGTCATCGCGCTCCTCTACCAGGCTCTCAGGCCGGAAATCAAGAAATTCGAGGAGTGGGAAAGGCAGAGGTAG
- a CDS encoding tetratricopeptide repeat protein, with product MLLAVCAMGCDSALMREVAYHERVGNLEEARTAAERAAQSDPANSEAHFLLGRTWLAQGAYPEAHAAFERANTRTARYADQIAFLLESAYRTAMAEGATAYGMARFADAAAHFAAATRVDTVALDAYRALGHASVQAGDRTSAIAAYRTASPLAPADVELWNNLAELTTLEADYEAALVYSRQVLQLDPAFRPGLRRLAYVEEKLGHDDEAEAHYRQLVDGGHTQADARNFAFLLYNRQNYAEALPHLEILADHGQPDWDVLKVLCESYLAVEDFARAIDIGILLHDRRPEDRDVVSNLILAYEKVGDNKHVVLYRERLARMEDEL from the coding sequence GTGCTCCTTGCGGTTTGTGCGATGGGGTGCGACAGCGCGCTGATGCGGGAGGTCGCCTACCACGAACGTGTCGGTAACCTGGAGGAAGCCCGTACGGCCGCCGAGCGCGCCGCCCAGTCGGATCCTGCGAATAGTGAAGCGCACTTCTTACTTGGCCGCACCTGGTTGGCGCAAGGAGCGTACCCGGAAGCCCACGCCGCCTTCGAACGCGCTAACACCCGCACGGCCCGGTATGCGGACCAGATCGCCTTTTTGCTTGAATCCGCCTATCGAACCGCGATGGCGGAGGGGGCAACGGCCTATGGGATGGCCCGTTTCGCGGACGCCGCCGCCCACTTCGCCGCCGCTACCCGCGTCGATACCGTCGCCCTGGATGCGTATCGCGCGCTGGGCCACGCCTCGGTCCAGGCCGGCGATCGGACCTCGGCCATTGCCGCCTACCGCACCGCCAGCCCCCTCGCCCCGGCCGACGTCGAACTGTGGAATAACCTCGCCGAACTGACGACCCTTGAAGCCGATTACGAGGCCGCGCTCGTCTACTCGCGCCAGGTGCTCCAGCTGGATCCAGCCTTTCGGCCCGGTCTGCGCCGGCTGGCCTACGTCGAAGAAAAGCTGGGCCATGACGACGAGGCCGAGGCGCACTACCGCCAGCTGGTCGACGGCGGCCACACCCAGGCCGACGCCCGCAATTTTGCCTTCTTGCTATACAACCGTCAGAACTACGCCGAAGCGCTGCCACATCTCGAGATCCTGGCGGACCACGGGCAGCCCGACTGGGACGTGCTCAAGGTGTTGTGCGAGAGTTATCTGGCTGTTGAAGACTTCGCACGGGCAATCGATATAGGCATCCTGCTGCACGATCGCCGGCCCGAAGACCGCGACGTGGTGAGTAATCTGATCCTGGCGTACGAAAAGGTGGGCGACAACAAGCACGTGGTGCTGTACCGCGAGCGTCTCGCGCGCATGGAGGACGAATTATGA